A section of the Anabaena cylindrica PCC 7122 genome encodes:
- a CDS encoding DUF2231 domain-containing protein: MNSELIDQVSAQMGANGLPYTIPIHPNLVHLTLGLFIIAIIFDIAGVLFPLENWLFKYLGLAVERAQLFEVGWYNMVGAAVITFFTVAAGFYEMLLATPPTNLKSAWGLQAMETMMWHGVGGVFLLALMIAMTFWRGWQRYISCKDSDQQVRWSYLLAGISIMFVMYLHGTLGAQLAGEFGVHNTADNLLRMGQDINKVLGTGN; this comes from the coding sequence ATGAACTCAGAATTAATTGATCAAGTCAGCGCCCAAATGGGAGCAAATGGATTACCTTACACAATTCCGATTCACCCCAATTTAGTCCATCTCACTCTTGGTTTATTCATCATTGCCATTATCTTTGATATAGCTGGTGTACTTTTTCCCTTAGAAAACTGGCTGTTTAAATATTTGGGTTTAGCTGTTGAACGCGCCCAATTATTTGAAGTTGGTTGGTACAACATGGTAGGCGCTGCTGTAATTACATTTTTCACAGTTGCGGCTGGTTTTTATGAAATGTTGTTAGCAACTCCACCAACAAATTTAAAAAGTGCTTGGGGTTTGCAAGCAATGGAAACCATGATGTGGCATGGTGTCGGCGGAGTTTTCTTATTAGCTTTGATGATTGCCATGACTTTTTGGAGAGGATGGCAACGTTATATTTCCTGTAAAGATTCAGATCAACAAGTGCGCTGGAGTTATTTATTAGCAGGAATTTCCATCATGTTTGTTATGTATCTACACGGCACATTAGGAGCGCAATTAGCAGGTGAATTTGGTGTACATAACACTGCTGATAACTTATTGAGAATGGGACAAGACATCAATAAGGTATTGGGGACTGGGAATTAG
- a CDS encoding DUF2231 domain-containing protein, whose product MFESLTSLNEHNLPYPDPLHPIVVHFVIAMILFAFFCDLTGFLTGKTRFFEIGWWNLFVATVSIFIAIIFGQFEAGLAKPYNLVKSVLNYHTLIGWSLSGILAAITAWRYVLRTRDPQRLPIHYLAVGLLLTILVGFQVYLGDELVWVYGIHTVPVVEAVKDGILP is encoded by the coding sequence ATGTTCGAGTCCTTAACGTCGCTAAACGAGCATAATTTACCTTATCCAGATCCACTGCATCCCATCGTAGTTCACTTCGTAATTGCGATGATACTGTTTGCATTTTTCTGTGATTTAACTGGCTTTTTAACTGGAAAAACCCGCTTCTTTGAAATAGGTTGGTGGAATCTATTTGTAGCCACAGTATCCATTTTCATTGCCATTATCTTCGGTCAATTTGAAGCAGGTTTAGCCAAACCTTACAACCTAGTCAAATCAGTATTAAATTACCACACCTTAATCGGTTGGTCACTGTCAGGAATTCTCGCTGCAATTACAGCTTGGCGTTATGTACTCCGCACTCGTGACCCGCAAAGATTACCAATTCATTATTTAGCAGTTGGGTTACTTTTAACCATACTTGTTGGTTTTCAAGTATATCTCGGTGATGAATTGGTGTGGGTTTATGGAATACACACAGTGCCAGTTGTGGAAGCCGTAAAGGATGGAATCTTACCATGA